The Podospora pseudopauciseta strain CBS 411.78 chromosome 2 map unlocalized CBS411.78m_2, whole genome shotgun sequence genome has a window encoding:
- a CDS encoding uncharacterized protein (EggNog:ENOG503P44R), translated as MSSAGAPRVPKQGQQQVAKGSVSRKPVPGGDEAGESSTAQGGPRRAPSRQQRPQQQQQQSMVPASTEEDGRLPRTARGQESTAARGRKRSAGPKRGMPRQPSTQGSSRQPAPGRTAENVTEASFSSRREPTESAPERPAALSTQQRKLNQGPPASARNQVSPDQGAPNFSFPKPAVKEEPPQAEIQANQTASRRGPPRGPLPSAPVAAVQGPSRQGPPIPAEALPVPRGPVPPVPTSSRSGQVQSSRVEQAVPVVLRPTRQQAMAPVQSFEQAQARRNMPQERNPAYPPPLRTANLTPNPPPRQTSVSAGGFSQTSDRLVSPQSALPQATYNPHVSAETSRSRNVVSPSKPLPPSTGSFSRKPVNSPPHQMLMNPLRSSPPNPPPPPADSSLPAGFSRNNIDMNPLRQSPPNPPQKPVMSSNLSQQTINPSRQSPPNPQVAEGGIPVGLFSQNPSAPPQRPALAAPPQRKEIAPLNITSSSRNINNTYPAGPSRSGIVSPPRVTSPPQGGYLSRNITSPSSNQDGGRYPTMPRAVVSPPYQPRAAGGIPPKPAYNQHSHSSSLDSVASSATATSTRPLNPTVQPSSSFSPPTRKNTDLSYSKPLYNTQAPQTPYMSILLSLDKIPRLHNILSTLFLFLLLAGYVIIPGSFTALSRPPLDPESAIPINLGANTTPDKKLLLTRANTATMVVGFVFIIIGTFGTAWLGLKWRRNYVWLLNKLYLPLVMYSMVGLVGTVVGVYAVQNGEWSTQAIIAGILEAVEMVVGGLLFGVYNVWLVQRVRQEGGGGQGGYDKQEKERGSKKKGNRRRKGGLVGRFRGWRGKRSIAVGSVV; from the coding sequence ATGTCTTCAGCAGGGGCCCCTCGTGTGCCAAAGCAAGGGCAACAGCAGGTCGCAAAGGGAAGCGTATCTCGAAAACCAGTTCCTGGGGGTGACGAAGCAGGAGAATCATCAACAGCTCAAGGAGGCCCACGGAGAGCACCTTCACGGCAACAGAgacctcaacaacagcaacagcaatcTATGGTGCCAGCATCCACCGAAGAAGATGGCCGGCTTCCCAGGACGGCGAGGGGGCAAGAAAGTACGGCTGCCAGAGGAAGAAAGCGGTCAGCCGGTCCCAAGAGAGGGATGCCTCGCCAACCTTCGACGCAGGGGAGCAGTCGTCAACCAGCTCCAGGGCGTACTGCTGAGAATGTGACAGAGGCAAGCTTTTCTTCACGCAGAGAGCCTACGGAAAGTGCACCAGAACGTCCAGCAGCTTTAAGTACCCAACAACGCAAACTCAATCAAGGGCCTCCAGCTTCCGCCAGAAACCAAGTCAGTCCAGATCAAGGTGCACCCAACTTCTCTTTCCCGAAACCAGCGGTGAAAGAAGAACCTCCTCAAGCAGAGATCCAAGCAAATCAAACAGCTAGTCGTCGAGGACCGCCTCGAGGCCCATTACCGTCTGCCCCCGTGGCCGCGGTGCAAGGCCCGTCTCGTCAGGGGCCGCCGATCCCGGCAGAAGCCCTTCCTGTCCCGCGAGGACCGGTGCCCCCGGTCCCAACTTCATCGCGGTCCGGACAAGTCCAATCTTCTCGAGTTGAACAAGCTGTGCCGGTGGTTCTACGACCGACTCGTCAACAAGCAATGGCCCCGGTGCAATCGTTTGAGCAGGCACAGGCAAGGCGCAATATGCCACAGGAAAGAAACCCAGCCTACCCCCCGCCGCTCCGCACCGCAAACCTCACGcccaatcctcctccacggcaAACCTCCGTGTCCGCCGGAGGATTTTCGCAAACCTCTGACCGTTTGGTTTCACCGCAGAGCGCCTTACCTCAGGCCACGTACAATCCCCACGTCTCGGCAGAGACTAGTCGCTCCCGCAATGTTGTTTCTCCCTCAAAACCTCTACCCCCTTCCACTGGCTCGTTCTCTCGGAAGCCGGTCAATTCACCGCCACACCAAATGTTGATGAACCCTCTTcggtcatcaccaccaaaccccccgccccctcctgcCGACTCAAGCTTGCCGGCCGGCTTCTCTCGCAACAACATTGACATGAACCCCTTGAGGCAATCGCCTCCTAACCCACCCCAGAAGCCAGTCATGTCTTCCAACCTTTCTCAACAAACCATTAACCCCTCGAGGCAATCGCCACCCAACCCTCAAGTAGCAGAAGGCGGCATACCCGTTGGTCTTTTCTCTCAAAACCCATCAGCCCCTCCCCAAAGACCAGCCCTCgccgctcctcctcaacgaaAAGAAATCGCTcctctcaacatcaccagctcTTCCcgaaacatcaacaacacctatCCTGCTGGCCCCTCCCGCTCTGGCATCGTCAGCCCACCAAGAGTAACCTCCCCGCCCCAGGGCGGTTACCTCTCCCGCAACATCACCTCCCCTTCGTCAAACCAAGACGGCGGCCGCTATCCCACCATGCCTCGGGCCGTCGTCTCCCCCCCCTATCAGCCCCGCGCCGCCGGAGGCATTCCCCCCAAGCCAGCCTACAACCAACACTCGCACTCCAGCTCCCTCGACTCAGtcgcctcctccgcaacGGCAACATCCACCCGCCCGTTAAACCCAACCGTCCAaccatcctcttccttctcccccccaacaagaaaaaaCACGGACCTGTCCTACTCCAAACCACTGTACAACACCCAGGCCCCACAAACACCTTACATGTCCATCCTGCTGTCTCTGGACAAAATCCCCCGCCTGCACaacatcctctccaccctttttctttttcttcttctagCTGGCTACGTGATCATCCCGGGGTCGTTCACGGccctctcccgccccccGTTGGACCCTGAAAGCGCTATACCCATCAACCTAGGCGCAAACACCACCCCGGACAAGAAACTTCTTCTCACCAGGGCGAACACGGCAACGATGGTGGTAGGCTTTGTGTTTATCATCATCGGAACTTTTGGGACGGCGTGGCTGGGGTtgaagtggaggaggaattATGTCTGGTTGCTGAACAAGTTGTACTTGCCGCTTGTGATGTACAGCAtggttgggctggttgggacggtggtgggggtttaTGCTGTGCAGAATGGGGAGTGGTCAACGCAGGCGATCATTGCTGGGATTTTagaggcggtggagatggtggttggggggttgttgtttggggtTTATAATGTTTGGTTGGTGCAGAGGGTCAGgcaggagggtggtggtgggcaaggGGGGTATGATaagcaggagaaggaaaggggaagtaaaaagaaggggaacaggaggaggaagggggggttggtgggacGGTttagggggtggagggggaagaggagtaTTGCTGTTGGGAGTGTGGTTTGA
- the SKO1 gene encoding Transcription factor (EggNog:ENOG503NVG8; COG:K), with amino-acid sequence MGLSTGAAGRGESKSPKQSSKKASPPRQDTQSDAKNDGPLKSATATTTTEPSSSSNAEATKPLAPPPRPNQQQNNQQQAGTNSPDYFSNPPGVGAALLSLEPNPFEQSFGGGAPETPGGTKLPSVAALTSPSSLLPGTGATPFGWPGSLRTGPLSPAMLSGPTNDYFSDTHHIRGGFPTPNESSLRTGLTPGGSGSMFPAPSPNTALFAGLTAGVQTPSTLDFHRTALSVQAKREPIQVQQPPPPAVTSAPQEMSNGSSLKAEVKPPTNSYDTHDNDAANGLYMLAQARNGTQPPPPSQYTAVPPAQVHVHSNQQPAPAVQPINTSPQMNGNSSIGGSSARGVSETGSAMSDESEQARPVTRAKGKRGSTSAAGTRRKADDGPAAKGPANKKAKTNGGPPPSQQPDYDDHSDDEDHHINKDGTKTKMTDEEKRKNFLERNRVAALKCRQRKKQWLANLQSKVEEFSQENENLTHQISVLREEVVNLKTLLLAHKDCPVTQSQHQQQQQQQGIHAGYIPPPPLEYNPQMAAYQMAGGMPPSQPVMAAHTGGRRFS; translated from the exons ATGGGGTTGTCCACTGGAGCCGCTGGCCGAGGTGAGTCCAAGTCGCCCAAACAGTCCAGCAAGAAAGCATCCCCACCGCGACAAG ACACGCAATCCGACGCCAAAAATGACGGCCCCTTGAAGTctgccaccgccaccaccaccaccgaaccatcgtcatcatccaatGCGGAAGCCACCAAGCCGCTCGCGCCTCCGCCCCGTCCCAATCAGCAGCAGAACAATCAACAGCAAGCCGGCACCAACTCGCCCGACTACTTTTCGAACCCCCCCGGCGTCGGCGCGGCTTTGTTGAGCCTCGAGCCGAACCCCTTTGAGCAGtcctttggcggcggcgcccCCGAGACCCCCGGGGGGACTAAGCTTCCATCTGTCGCGGCTCTCACCTCGCCGTCGTCACTCCTTCCCGGCACGGGTGCTACTCCCTTCGGCTGGCCAGGTTCCCTCAGGACGGGCCCTCTCAGTCCGGCCATGTTGTCGGGGCCGACAAATGATTATTTCAGTGATACTCATCACATCCGAGGCGgcttcccaacccccaacgAGTCTTCTCTGAGGACCGGTCTCACTCCCGGGGGCAGCGGGTCTATGTTCCCGGCCCCAAGTCCCAACACGGCTCTCTTTGCTGGCCTTACTGCCGGCGTGCAAACCCCTAGTACGCTTGACTTCCACCGCACTGCTCTGAGTGTTCAGGCCAAGCGCGAGCCCATCCAGgtccaacaaccacctcctcctgccgTCACCTCTGCGCCCCAAGAAATGAGCAATGGGTCGAGCTTGAAGGCTGAAGTGAAGCCTCCCACAAATTCCTATGATACACACGACAACGACGCGGCGAACGGGTTGTACATGTTGGCCCAGGCACGTAACGGAACACAGCCTCCACCCCCGTCTCAGTACACGGCAGTTCCGCCTGCCCAGGTTCATGTGCATTCCAATCAACAACCTGCTCCCGCTGTCCAACCCATCAACACTTCTCCCCAGATGAATGGCAACTCGTCGATTGGAGGAAGCTCAGCACGTGGTGTTAGTGAGACTGGCAGCGCCATGTCTGATGAGAGCGAACAGGCGCGTCCCGTGACCCGTGCCAAGGGGAAGAGAGGGTCGACCAGTGCTGCTGGCACTCGCAGAAAGGCCGATGATGGCCCTGCTGCCAAAGGGCCGGCCAATAAAAAAGCGAAGACAAACGGTGGTCCTCCACCCTCGCAGCAGCCAGACTATGACGATCactctgatgatgaggatcaTCATATCAACAAAGACggcaccaagaccaagatgacagacgaggagaagaggaagaattTCCTTGAGCGCAACAG GGTTGCTGCACTCAAGTGTCGTCAGCGTAAGAAGCAGTGGCTAGCTAATCTTCAAAGCAAGGTTGAGGAGTTCAGCCAAGAAAACGAGAACCTCACCCATCAGATTAGCGTCCTTCGTGAAGAAGTTGTTAACCTGAAGACGTTGTTACTTGCACACAAAGACTGCCCAGTAACACAGTcgcaacatcaacaacaacagcaacaacaaggcATCCACGCAGGTtacatcccaccaccaccactggaATACAATCCCCAGATGGCCGCTTACCAAATGGCTGGTGGGATGCCGCCCAGCCAACCGGTGATGGCTGCCCACACCGGTGGTCGCCGTTTCTCATAG
- a CDS encoding uncharacterized protein (EggNog:ENOG503NZ1D; COG:S): protein MTTLVRTRQPLQVLSMSHHQPERRKSKRLAGTSSPEPEEPEFKRRKRTAAPAAVINESAAFSQQQQQHAPAPATGRKKRKNDADSKGSSAAAAPAVYDEQDGDFLFTRGSKRVKTTPAPAPPPPPPEPEPEPELPLPKMSTAKKVGRPPKNSSKKRASSPAQQFAPPPPLPVQPQQQVLPRRTSKRRSSAAAQAAPQPVQDEEPVMPKAKTRRKGRESNADKKAREEAQRRQLIEGIPEEEEEDEAQDQRHKHHRDHDHPMTNGTPQAEHPSGAASQMISLPFSDTPIQNRNKEFRKKGGASGGRRSSLGMRGRRASSLIDNGQSALPHREVDPKDFYKYISAEGLSEPRRMKQLLIWCGERALSEKPRGGKGNSAVLGARAIQDQILKDFSSVSEFSDWFSREEAPKPPVVLKPNPRNEDYDRKIEEMEERIKRLKEVKKAWQAIAKPLPTLDPIYPLSAPPPDNPDAPPQPDPRKAPLPDPNLLSEEETKMLTFLTSPETSFGSWKRQVRSRLQNVHQELEFEVDVLADRVHKFDMRVETAGREADQVLRLGAERLREREEREKERVGTRGVGVWEVLRSLGRILPEGG, encoded by the exons ATGACTACTCTCGTACGGACCCGCCAGCCGCTACAAGTCTTGAGCATgagccaccaccagcctgaGCGTCGGAAGAGTAAACGCCTCGCGGGTACGTCGTCGCCAGAACCAGAAGAGCCGGAGttcaagaggaggaagaggactgCTGCGCCTGCCGCGGTTATCAACGAGTCGGCGGCATtttcacaacaacaacaacaacacgcGCCCGCGCCGGCGACGGggaggaaaaagagaaagaatgACGCTGACTCCAAGGGTTCatccgcagcagcagccccggCAGTGTACGACGAGCAGGATGGCGACTTTTTGTTTACGCGTGGGTCCAAGAGGGTGAAGACTacgccagcaccagcaccaccaccaccaccacctgagccagagccggagccggaATTGCCATTGCCGAAAATGTCTACCGCGAAGAAGGTTGGAAGACCACCAAAGAATAGTTCGAAAAAGCGCGCTTCCTCTCCGGCGCAACAGTTtgcgcctccaccgccgttACCAGTacagccgcagcagcaggttTTACCGAGGAGGACGTCAAAAAGGAGGTCTAGTGCAGCTGCTCAGGCGGCGCCCCAACCAGTACAAGATGAGGAGCCGGTTATGCCCAAggcgaagacgaggaggaaagggagggagTCGAATGCCGACAAGAAAGCAAGAGAGGAAGCGCAGCGGAGGCAGTTAATAGAGGGGAttccggaggaggaggaagaggatgaagcaCAGGACCAGCGACACAAGCACCACCGTGATCATGACCACCCTATGACCAACGGCACACCCCAAGCAGAACACCCCTCTGGCGCCGCTTCACAGATGATCTCCCTACCTTTCAGCGACACGCCTATTCAAAACAGGAATAAAGAGTTTcgaaaaaaggggggagcgtctggagggaggaggagttcaCTGGGcatgagagggaggagggcgagctCGTTGATTGATAATGGGCAGAGCGCGTTACCACATCGGGAGGTTGATCCGAAGGATTTCTACAAATATATTTCGGCCGAGGGGTTGAGCgagccgaggaggatgaagcaGTTATTGATTTGGTGCGGGGAGAGGGCGCTTAGTGAGAAGCCtaggggtgggaaggggaataGTGCTGTTTTGGGAG CGAGAGCGATACAAGACCAGATCTTGAAGGACTTTTCCTCAGTGTCGGAGTTTTCGGATTGGTTCTCACGGGAAGAAGCGCCAAAGccgccggtggtgttgaaacCGAACCCGAGGAACGAGGATTATGACAGGAAGAttgaggagatggaggagaggataAAAAG ATTAAAAGAAGTCAAAAAAGCCTGGCAGGCCATCGCGAAACCATTACCCACACTCGACCCGATATACCCCCTCTCAGCCCCCCCACCAGACAACCCTGACGCTCCCCCGCAGCCCGACCCGAGAAAAGCCCCGTTGCCAGACCCCAATTTGTTGTCGGAGGAAGAAACGAAAATGTTGACTTTCCTGACCAGTCCGGAGACGAGTTTTGGCAGCTGGAAGAGGCAGGTCAGGTCAAGGCTGCAGAATGTGCATCAGGAGCTCGAGTTTGAGGTTGATGTGCTGGCGGACAGGGTTCACAAGTTTGACATGAGAGTTGAAACTGCGGGGCGGGAGGCGGATCAGgttttgaggttgggggcggagaggttgagggaacgggaggagagggagaaggaaaggGTGGGGACacggggggtgggggtttgggaggtgctgaggagtttggggaggatatTGCCTGAGGGGGGGTAG
- the YHC1 gene encoding U1 small nuclear ribonucleoprotein C (EggNog:ENOG503P0JG; COG:A), translating into MPKFFCDYCDVYLTHDSMSVRKAHNSGRNHLRNVVDYYQQIGHEKAQSVIDSITNSYAAEGQAHANPMLPQNQPGGFGSNPFPPPGAGFPGMPPPGFPGAFPGAPGAPPFPPPFPGAPGGANAPPFPPPFPFPGAPNSASPAGGAPPFPLPPFPPGGAGAAFPPPPGGGMPPFPPPNGAVPPPGAFPPPGGMPFPPPGGQFPPFPPPGAGGFPGGGRQ; encoded by the exons ATGCCAAAAT TCTTTTGCGATTATTGCGATGTCTACCTCACGCACGACTCCATGAGCGTGCGCAAGGCCCACAACAGCGGTCGCAACCATCTCCGCAACGTTGTCGATTACTACCAAC AAATCGGTCACGAAAAGGCCCAGTCCGTCATCGACTCCATTACCAACTCCTACGCCGCCGAAGGCCAAGCCCACGCCAATCCCATGCTGCCACAAAATCAACCCGGCGGATTCGgctccaaccccttccctcctcccggcGCAGGCTTCCCAGGCATGCCACCCCCAGGCTTCCCCGGTGCCTTCCCCGGTGCACCAGGCGCTCCTCCGTTCCCACCTCCGTTCCCTGGCGCCCCAGGTGGTGCCAACGCCCCTCCATTTCCGCCGCCATTTCCCTTCCCAGGTGCGCCAAATTCGGCTTCCCCTGCCGGCGGGGCACCTCCCTTCCCGCTTCCACCTTTCCCacctggaggagctggtgctgctttcccgcctcctcctggtGGCGGCATGCCAcctttcccaccaccaaacgGAGCGGTGCCCCCTCCAGGGGCTTTCCCTCCACCGGGTGGTATGCCATTCCCACCGCCGGGAGGGCAGTTCCcgcctttccctcctccaggAGCGGGTGGGTTCCCGGGTGGTGGCAGACAGTAG
- the ERV25 gene encoding vesicle coat component (EggNog:ENOG503P0AD; COG:U): protein MATVPLLWAPRGKATDCHFIEAPVERAALPRCASCIDLNSPPTTPTSSSPSLPTTAHSIYSDTQTMVYVRSVLQNVCSALLLLAMGTEGLKFDIQAGSGHDSLSRRCIRNFVAKDMLVVVTAIVDGYKGDGMQLNMHIMDAAGNEYGKPKDIAGEQRTVFTSHADAAFDVCFENILTGNKYVQNPNRHVELDIDIGADAKDWAAVQASEKLKPVETELRRIEEMVGEIVSEMDYLRHREQKLRDTNESTNNRVKWFGFLTTFLLVGLWAWQIMYLRAYFRSKHLI, encoded by the exons ATGGCCACGGTACCCTTGCTCTGGGCTCCAAGGGGGAAGGCGACAGATTGCCATTTTATCGAAGCTCCAGTGGAACGTGCAGCGCTCCCCCGTTGTGCCAGCTGTATTGACTTGAACTCACCACCGACGACGCCAACAtcttcatctccctcctTGCCGACGACAGCTCACTCGATATACTCAGACACACAGACAATGGTTTACGTACGGTCGGTGCTACAGAATGTCTGCAGCGCGCTGCTCCTGCTGGCAATGGGCACCGAGGGCCTGAAGTTCGACATCCAGGCGGGCAGCGGACACGACAGTCTTTCGAGGAGATGCATTCGGAACTTTGTCGCCAAGGAtatgttggtggtggttacgGCTATTGTGGATGGATACAAGGGCGATGGCATGCAACTGAATATGCACATTATGGACGCGGCAGGGAACGAGTACGGCAAGCCCAAGGACATTGCTGGCGAGCAACGCACCGTCTTCACCTCCCATGCCGACGCTGCTTTCGACGTGTGCTTTGAGAACATTCTCACAGGGA ACAAATACGTCCAGAACCCCAACCGTCACGTCGAGCTCGACATTGACATTGGTGCCGACGCCAAGGACTGGGCTGCCGTCCAGGCCAGCGAGAAGCTGAAGCCCGTAGAAACCGAGCTGCGCAGAAtcgaggagatggtgggcGAGATTGTCAGCGAGATGGACTACCTCCGCCACCGCGAGCAGAAGCTTAGAGACACCAACGAGAGCACCAACAACCGTGTGAAGTGGTTTGGTTTCCTCACAACATTCTTGCTGGTTGGGTTGTGGGCCTGGCAAATCATGTACCTGCGGGCGTACTTCAG GTCGAAGCATCTTATTTAA
- a CDS encoding uncharacterized protein (COG:O; EggNog:ENOG503NWXS), producing the protein MADQPLILYHYPFSPYARRLIWYLKIRGIPYCQCLQPPILPRPDLSTHLSLNYRRIPLLAHGGDLYLDTRLILNLLDTLFPPPPLTADQKTITHLLSTLTTATTLFFKAAELLPSSLPVMKDPKFLRDRATFSPAIFAAPRTKEDRALSRAEALLEIQSSVRLLEETILSDGRNWVLGGKEPTRADVEGVWVIHWLLTLPPPHNDNALDPAVINKTRYPKTMAWVNRFDQFINALSEKEGRVIKGGEAAELILKGKKGGDIGVDETDPVVKVQGLKKGDVVEVFPTDTGSAFKDRGRLVGVDEKEVVWENEKGVRVHAPRLGFRVLGVKGRPSL; encoded by the exons ATGGCAGACCAACCTCTCATTCTGTATCATTACCCCTTCTCGCCTTATGCGAGAAGACTGATTTGGTATCTCAAGATCAGGGGAATTCCATACTGTCAATGT ctccaaccccccatcctcccccgccccgaCCTAtcaacccacctctccctcaactACCGCCGCATCCCCCTGCTCGCCCACGGCGGCGACCTCTACCTCGACAcccgcctcatcctcaacctcctcgataccctcttcccccctccccccctcacaGCAGACCAAAAAACcatcacccacctcctctccaccctcacaaccgccacaaccctcttcttcaaagCCGCCGagctcctcccctcctccctccccgtgATGAAAGACCCCAAATTCCTGAGAGACCGCGCCACCTTCTCTCCCGCAATCTTCGCCGCTCCCCGCACGAAAGAAGACCGCGCCCTTTCCCGGGCGGAAGCCCTCCTCGAAATCCAATCCTCAGTCCGTTTACTAGAAGAGACCATCCTCAGCGACGGCAGGAACTGGGTCCTCGGCGGGAAGGAGCCCACACGCGCAGATGTGGAAGGGGTGTGGGTCATCCACTGGCTTTTgacccttccccctcctcacaacGACAATGCTCTTGACCCTGCTGTCATAAACAAGACGCGCTACCCGAAGACGATGGCGTGGGTGAATAGGTTTGACCAGTTTATCAATGCGCTGAGtgagaaggaagggagggtCATTAAGGGTGGGGAAGCGGCTGAGCTGATTctgaaggggaagaaggggggggatatCGGGGTGGATGAGACTGATCCGGTGGTCAAGGTTCAGGGActgaagaagggggatgtggtggaggttttTCCTACTGATACGGGGAGCGCGTTCAAGGAtagggggaggttggtgggggtggacgagaaggaggtggtgtgggagAATGAGAAGGGGGTTAGGGTGCATGCGCCGAGGTTGGGGTTTagggttttgggggtgaagggACGGCCGAGCTTGtag
- the emi5 gene encoding Succinate dehydrogenase assembly factor 2 mitochondrial (COG:S; EggNog:ENOG503NYI5) — MASLRPATRALRAAIRPTTSVLRTARPFSSSKSSPDPGSLPNHELDVGELQGAKFKIEPLRRVGEEPDVMRARLLYQSRKRGTLESDLLLSTFAASHLPKMTPAQLSEYDRFLDENDWDIYYWATQPNVSLPSGQTPPLEDRAVHESPRPGEWAQTVGTFKPAYRPVPKRWEGSEILALLREHVRVRRGDQSEQVKEELGHHGEEGHRHKEVERKGMGFMPSLDESR, encoded by the exons ATGGCCTCCCTCCGTCCAGCAACCCGCGCCCTGCGCGCCGCCATCCGTCCCACCACTTCAGTCCTCAGAACCGCCCGCCCCTTCAGCTCGTCCAAGTCCTCCCCCGACCCGGgctccctcccaaaccacGAACTCGACGTCGGCGAGCTCCAGGGCGCAAAGTTCAAGATTGAGCCTTTGCGTAGAGTAGGCGAAGAGCCAGACGTCATGCGCGCCCGTCTTCTCT ACCAATCCCGCAAACGCGGCACCCTCGAAtccgacctcctcctctccaccttcgccgcctcccacctccccaagaTGACCCCCGCCCAACTCTCCGAATACGACCGCTTCCTCGACGAAAACGACTGGGACATTTACTACTGGGCCACCCAGCCCAACGTCTCCCTTCCCTCCGGCCAAACCCCCCCCTTGGAGGACAGAGCAGTGCACGAGTCCCCCCGACCCGGGGAGTGGGCGCAGACGGTGGGGACGTTCAAGCCCGCGTACCGGCCTGTGCCCaagaggtgggaggggagtgagATTCTGGCTTTGTTGAGGGAGCATGTCCGGGTTAGGAGGGGTGATCAATCGGagcaggtgaaggaggagctggggcatcatggggaggaggggcacaGGCAtaaggaggtggagaggaaggggatgggGTTTATGCCTAGTTTGGATGAGTCGAGGTGA